A single Diceros bicornis minor isolate mBicDic1 chromosome 7, mDicBic1.mat.cur, whole genome shotgun sequence DNA region contains:
- the LOC131409016 gene encoding LOW QUALITY PROTEIN: E3 ubiquitin-protein ligase TRIM21-like (The sequence of the model RefSeq protein was modified relative to this genomic sequence to represent the inferred CDS: substituted 1 base at 1 genomic stop codon), with translation MASAMSLAKMWEEVTCPVCLDPIVEPVSIECGHSFCKECISEVGKDGDTICPLCQHNFMLSNLRPNQQLANMVDHLRQISQHAKKGTQEERCGVHGKKLHLYCEEDQKALCLVCSQSRKHRDHPMVPIEEAAQGYQEKLQLALGKLRKDQELAEKLEADVAMKREDWKRKVETQKLRIRAEFMQQKIFLVEEEHRQLQELENEEGKQLKILEETEAELTQQSQALQELISELERTTQGSALELLQEVDSVLERSESWNLKNLNIVSPHLRSVCRVPGLKRMLRMYGVHITLDPQTANPWLILSEDRRQVRLGTTRQKVPENEERFNVYPMVLGAQHFNSGKHYWEVDVTGKEAWYLGVCRDSVKRKGCFSIRPKNGFWIIWQFNKQKYMAGTCPETPLHLEVPPCQVGIFLDCEASTVSFYNITDHGSLIYTFSECAFAGPLRPSFHPGFKDSEKNMAPLTLCPLRIGWXGSTDF, from the exons ATGGCCTCAGCAATGTCCTTGGCAAAGATGTGGGAGGAGGTGACATGCCCTGTCTGCCTGGATCCCATAGTGGAGCCTGTGAGCATTGAATGTGGCCACAGCTTCTGCAAAGAATGCATCTCTGAGGTTGGGAAGGATGGGGATACCATCTGTCCTCTGTGCCAGCACAACTTCATGCTCAGCAACCTCCGGCCCAATCAGCAGCTAGCCAACATGGTGGACCACCTTAGACAAATCAGCCAGCATGCCAAGAAGGGCACACAGGAGGAGCGGTGTGGGGTACATGGAAAGAAACTTCACCTGTACTGTGAGGAGGATCAGAAGGCCCTTTGCTTGGTGTGTTCCCAGTCCCGGAAACACCGTGACCACCCCATGGTCCCTATTGAGGAGGCTGCTCAGGGGTACCAG GAGAAGCTCCAGCTGGCATTAGGGAAATTGAGAAAAGATCAGGAGTTGGCTGAGAAGTTGGAAGCGGATGTTGCAATGAAGAGAGAAGACTGGAAG AGGAAGGTTGAGACACAAAAATTGCGGATTCGAGCGGAGTTTATGCAGCAGAAAATCTTCCTGGTTGAAGAGGAACACAGGCAACTGCAGGAGCTGGAGAATGAAGAGGGGAAAcagctgaaaatcctggaggagacGGAGGCCGAGCTGACCCAGCAGAGCCAGGCCCTGCAGGAGCTGATCTCAGAGCTGGAGAGGACGACTCAGGGCTCAGCGCTGGAGCTGCTGCAG GAGGTGGACAGTGTCCTGGAAAG GAGTGAGTCCTGGAACCTGAAAAACCTGAACATTGTCTCCCCACACCTGCGGAGTGTATGCCGTGTGCCAGGGCTGAAGAGGATGCTGAGGATGTATGGAG TTCACATCACTCTGGATCCACAGACAGCCAATCCATGGCTCATCCTTTCAGAAGACAGGAGACAAGTGAGGCTTGGAACCACCCGACAGAAAGTGCCTGAAAATGAGGAGAGATTTAATGTTTATCCCATGGTCCTGGGTGCCCAGCACTTCAACTCTGGAAAACATTACTGGGAGGTAGATGTGACGGGAAAGGAGGCCTGGTACCTGGGGGTTTGTAGAGACTCGGTGAAGAGGAAGGGGTGTTTTAGTATCCGTCCCAAGAATGGCTTCTGGATAATTTGGCAgtttaacaaacaaaaatatatggcTGGCACCTGCCCTGAGACTCCCCTCCACCTTGAGGTGCCTCCATGCCAAGTTGGGATCTTCCTGGACTGTGAGGCCAGCACTGTCTCCTTCTATAACATCACTGACCATGGCTCTCTCATCTACACCTTCTCTGAATGTGCCTTCGCTGGACCTCTGCGGCCCTCCTTCCATCCTGGTTTCAAAGACAGTGAAAAGAACATGGCCCCTCTGACCCTCTGTCCACTAAGGATAGGATGGTAGGGATCCACTGACTTTTGA